The Coccidioides posadasii str. Silveira chromosome 3, complete sequence genome contains a region encoding:
- a CDS encoding uncharacterized protein (EggNog:ENOG410PR0R~COG:A~BUSCO:16408at33183), with amino-acid sequence MSLQPYINKKVLVLTVDGRTLIGTLLSTDQLTNLVLSETVERIIRPPDDPEPSSEVDHGLYLIRGDNVVICGEIDEEVDGKIDWSKVKGEVIKGTKNY; translated from the exons ATGTCTCTGCAGCCCTATATAAACA AAAAGGTCCTGGTTCTCACTGTCGATGGCCGCACCTTGATAGGCACGCTTCTCTCCACGGACCAACTCACCAATCTCGTCCTGTCGGAAACGGTGGAGCGGATAATCAGGCCGCCAGATGACCCTGAACCGAGCTCAGAAGTTGACCATGGACTATATCTGATTCGTGGCGACAACGTGGTGATATGCGGGGAGATTGACGAAGAGGTAGACGGGAAGATCGACTGGTCGAAAGTCAAAGGCGAGGTCATCAAGGGAACGAAGAATTATTGA
- a CDS encoding uncharacterized protein (EggNog:ENOG410PTEF~COG:S~BUSCO:14565at33183): protein MNMNPKTATVVRVPPGTNIPPLTLAVLSQNFRKARLAALQADPSAFSSSYERESQFDDAAWARRLQNPLAQTFVALAKNRTSPTEGCEDDHIDDDLKLLSDHPWVGMVVLLGPRALAADGSESASPWKVFSSMGPSSTLDMSSLVSGEAAYFAASMFVLPEARKQGIGRRLVVKSVETVGKDAMNFGARKVNISLLVSANNAPAISLYQSCGFEALEGAPEIEELQEKDLVTVAMAKTTELVTI, encoded by the coding sequence ATGAACATGAATCCCAAAACAGCTACCGTGGTCCGAGTTCCGCCGGGGACTAACATTCCCCCCCTGACCCTCGCAGTGCTAAGCCAAAACTTCCGAAAAGCTCGTCTGGCCGCTCTCCAGGCTGATCCATCAGCATTTTCCTCGAGTTATGAACGAGAAAGCCAATTTGACGATGCGGCGTGGGCTCGGCGGCTGCAAAACCCATTGGCCCAGACTTTCGTGGCGCTTGCTAAAAATAGGACGTCGCCGACAGAGGGTTGTGAGGATGATCACATTGACGATGATCTAAAGCTCCTCTCAGATCATCCATGGGTGGGAATGGTTGTTCTTCTGGGCCCTCGGGCGCTTGCAGCGGATGGATCTGAATCAGCTTCCCCATGGAAAGTATTTTCTTCGATGGGGCCATCTTCGACTTTGGACATGTCTTCGCTCGTTAGTGGGGAGGCGGCGTACTTTGCCGCATCGATGTTTGTTTTGCCAGAAGCACGGAAACAAGGGATTGGCCGCAGGCTCGTGGTCAAAAGTGTGGAGACAGTTGGAAAGGATGCTATGAATTTTGGGGCCCGGAAAGTCAATATCAGTCTTTTAGTGTCTGCAAATAATGCACCTGCGATCAGTTTGTATCAGAGTTGTGGGTTTGAAGCCTTGGAGGGAGCGCCAGAGATAGAGGAGCTGCAGGAAAAGGACCTTGTGACTGTCGCAATGGCAAAGACCACTGAACTTGTGACTATCTAA
- a CDS encoding uncharacterized protein (EggNog:ENOG410PJG9~COG:S), with protein MWLFRGAQSAVFYYASCTPCGEYFYRRKRKREAARTVRDPSREGIVTDQPVFFHQPFPFTTNSYWSEEIALGPGPPSRKGHRNGTSRTSSQRNLTSPQRPADPEVLTGTLEGLKKDKDALKNPIGDAWNRLRYQREDEELWGLEVKGSSVGLSGRGRSDSFNSSKYYIARNPEVNDLHPPVVCGPRSRAETRWMLQPPPSAKVMAGKVRAETSVRQSRDTSPLKRPSAIPEEPELSPSIKPSHKGRKLLSGRSPPPISLNPSEGSHALQPTTSSHRKTPEQQSGDILCPVLSFGTSTDSLESSISRQQTPRAPLSTIAPSSRLPSNTETSGNVHLTLSPTLISPSNSPGSRALQREPLVASSSALLHKTSTTYAEDRPSTNDTVDSGKAFRFRTPLTPIWAANTHANNLDDNTKRCLGLRLEADADDFDDFRHIQPYRWSMDI; from the coding sequence ATGTGGCTCTTTAGAGGAGCACAATCCGCAGTGTTCTACTACGCTTCCTGTACACCATGCGGCGAGTACTTTTACAGGCGTAAGCGGAAGAGAGAGGCTGCACGAACCGTCCGAGATCCGAGCAGGGAGGGTATAGTCACAGACCAACCTGTCTTCTTTCACCAGCCATTTCCATTCACCACAAATTCCTACTGGAGTGAAGAGATTGCTCTCGGCCCCGGACCGCCGTCGCGAAAGGGACATAGAAATGGCACCAGCCGTACCAGTAGTCAGAGAAATCTGACCTCCCCTCAGCGACCGGCCGATCCGGAGGTTCTAACGGGAACGCTGGAGGGCCTCAAGAAGGATAAAGATGCGTTGAAGAACCCTATTGGAGATGCTTGGAATAGGCTTCGCTATCAGCGTGAAGATGAGGAATTGTGGGGATTAGAGGTGAAGGGGTCATCGGTGGGACTTTCGGGTCGAGGGCGATCAGATTCTTTCAACTCGTCCAAGTACTACATTGCCCGGAACCCAGAAGTCAACGATCTCCATCCTCCTGTTGTCTGTGGCCCTCGAAGCAGAGCAGAAACTCGGTGGATGTTACAACCTCCCCCCAGCGCGAAGGTCATGGCAGGGAAGGTGAGGGCTGAAACGTCGGTACGGCAAAGTCGTGATACCAGCCCTCTCAAAAGGCCCTCAGCCATTCCTGAAGAACCCGAGCTTTCCCCAAGCATTAAACCATCTCATAAGGGACGTAAACTGCTGTCAGGTCGATCACCTCCACCTATATCTCTTAACCCGAGCGAGGGCTCCCATGCCTTACAACCCACAACCTCCAGTCACCGAAAGACTCCCGAGCAACAGTCAGGCGATATTCTTTGCCCAGTCCTGTCGTTCGGGACTTCAACCGATTCTCTAGAATCCTCGATATCTAGACAACAAACGCCCCGTGCCCCACTTTCCACGATAGCGCCATCGTCCCGTCTACCCTCCAACACAGAAACATCCGGAAACGTTCACCTAACCTTATCTCCTACGTTGATCTCTCCCTCTAATTCTCCTGGCTCCCGAGCTCTTCAACGTGAACCCCTTGTAGCATCATCCTCAGCCTTGCTACACAAAACCTCCACCACCTACGCCGAAGATCGTCCATCGACAAACGACACTGTTGATAGCGGAAAGGCTTTTCGTTTTCGAACCCCATTAACACCCATATGGGCTGCTAATACTCATGCCAATAACCTTGATGATAACACTAAGCGCTGTCTTGGCTTGCGGCTAGAAGCGGACGCTGATGATTTCGACGACTTTCGGCATATTCAACCGTATCGATGGAGTATGGATATTTAG
- a CDS encoding uncharacterized protein (EggNog:ENOG410PQTF~COG:S~BUSCO:15525at33183) — MPPPPPPPPPPPPLPGFGGGAPPPPPPPPPGRPPRSGDLPKQPPKAVAKDRSALLTDITKGKSLKKTVTNDRSAPMISKSSGSSAGLPVGGAPPVPGMFKPPTGLAPPTAPGGNRARSNSDSGRDGYMGDGASALPSAPQLGGLFAGGMPKLRKRGGIDTGAAPDASYLTDSEPRAPKPPAPTGSAPRPPTAPKLPSARPPPRPSAEAPTPPAINPLVANLRKPPPKPSSRPVSTASAKSAPDMPPPRAPPPLPGAGRAPPPVPGSARKVSAPPAPPVSAAPPPPPAPPSLSAPAPPSAPPPPPTTSAPRPPPPPTPPVANGGQAAAAASIAMQAARNAFGHSQPSHSAASSAPSAPPPPPPPASPPSASSARTSSLLSTPLSSRPPSFADHPDLNARPAHQPPMRSMLDPSAYTLSNGTGPQRSSTGSTTSTTGGRSRIIVQDSRFKFQNESHLPKPRDFKGGQKLYRAGRGSSVPLDLTILK, encoded by the exons ATGCcacctccaccaccacctcccCCTCCACCACCGCCCCTGCCCGGATTTGGCGGTGGTGCCcctccgccgccgccgcctcCTCCGCCGGGAAGACCACCAAGGAGTGGAGATCTCCCAAAGCAACCCCCCAAAGCAGTGGCCAAGGACAGA TCTGCGCTGTTAACGGATATCACAAAAGGCAAGAGCCTAAAGAAAACGGTGACGAATGATAGATCGGCTCCAATGATTTCCAAGAGTTCAGGGAGTTCGGCCGGTCTTCCTGTCGGGGGCGCACCGCCTGTACCCGGGATGTTCAAACCACCCACTGGTTTAGCTCCTCCCACTGCACCTGGGGGAAATCGAGCGCGAAGTAATAGTGACAGTGGCCGAGATGGTTATATGGGCGACGGTGCCTCTGCTCTTCCTTCGGCTCCACAACTTGGTGGCCTGTTTGCCGGAGGAATGCCCAAGCTAAGGAAACGTGGTGGAATTGATACCGGAGCCGCACCTGACGCTTCATATCTAACGGACTCTGAACCACGGGCTCCGAAGCCTCCAGCACCTACAGGAAGCGCCCCCAGACCCCCAACAGCACCTAAGTTACCAAGTGCGCGTCCACCGCCTCGGCCATCCGCAGAAGCCCCGACACCACCTGCGATAAACCCTTTAGTTGCAAACCTTCGGAAACCACCACCGAAACCATCTTCAAGACCGGTTTCAACGGCTTCAGCGAAGTCCGCTCCTGACATGCCACCGCCACGCGCACCACCTCCCTTGCCCGGAGCGGGACGCGCACCCCCTCCTGTTCCTGGCTCTGCTCGAAAGGTCTCCGCACCTCCCGCACCCCCGGTGTCCGCAgcccctccccctccccccgcGCCACCTTCGTTGTCCGCTCCTGCTCCACCATCCGCACCTCCACCACCTCCTACTACATCGGCTCCTAGGCCACCCCCTCCTCCAACTCCACCGGTCGCGAACGGCGGACAGGCTGCGGCGGCCGCTTCCATAGCAATGCAAGCGGCTCGCAACGCATTTGGTCACTCCCAACCTTCACATTCCGCCGCATCTTCGGCTCCTTCAGCTCCTCCGCCACCTCCACCTCCAGCGTCCCCTCCGTCTGCCTCATCAGCACGCACATCATCCCTTCTCTCCACACCACTATCCTCTCGTCCCCCGTCCTTCGCAGACCACCCTGACCTCAATGCGCGTCCCGCACACCAACCTCCAATGCGCTCGATGCTGGATCCGTCCGCGTACACGCTCTCAAACGGCACTGGTCCGCAACGATCAAGCACTGGATCGACAACCTCAACCACAGGAGGACGTTCAAGAATCATTGTTCAGGATTCAAGGTTTAAGTTCCAGAATGAATCTCACTTGCCAAAACCTAGGGATTTTAAGGGGGGCCAAAAATTGTACCGTGCAGGACGAGGGAGCAGTGTGCCTTTAGATCTGACGATCCTGAAGTAG
- the CRP74 gene encoding 60S ribosomal protein uL1 (BUSCO:356743at4751~EggNog:ENOG410PGQQ~COG:J~BUSCO:13415at33183), protein MSKVTVAGVRQNVQQLLDYSNNQKKRNFLETVELQIGLKNYDPQRDKRFSGTIKLPSVPRPGMSVCVLGDQHDIDRAKHHGIDAMSADDLKKLNKNKKLIKKLARKYDAFVASDSLIKQIPRLLGPGLSKAGKFPTPISHNEDLAGKINDVKSTIKFQLKKVLCMGVAVGNVGMTEDELISNIMLAINYLVSLLKKGWQNVGSLTIKATMSPPKRLY, encoded by the exons ATGTCCAAGGTCACAGTCG CTGGCGTGCGCCAAAACGTGCAACAACTTCTGGATTACTCCAACAaccagaagaagagaaactTCCTCGAAACCGTCGAGCTCCAGATCGGCTTGAAGAACTATGATCCTCAGCGTGACAAGCGTTTCTCCGGCACCATCAAGTTGCCCTCCGTTCCTCGCCCTGGAATGAGCGTCTG CGTTCTTGGTGACCAGCATGACATTGACCGTGCCAAGCACCACGGCATTGACGCCATGTCCGCCGATGATTTGAAGAAGCTTAACAAGAACAAGAAGCTCATCAAGAAGTTGGCTCGCAAATACGATGCCTTTGTTGCTTCCGACTCTTTGATTAAGCAGATCCCCCGTCTTTTGGGTCCAGGTCTCTCCAAAG CCGGTAAATTCCCTACCCCTATCTCCCACAACGAAGATCTCGCGGGCAAGATCAACGATGTCAAGTCCACCATCAAGTTCCAGCTCAAGAAGGTGCTCTGCATGGGTGTCGCTGTTGGAAACGTTGGCATGACCGAGGATGAGTTGATCTCTAACATTatgttggccatcaactACTTGGTCTCCTTGTTGAAGAAGGGTTGGCAAAACGTTGGCAGCTTGACAATTAAGGCCACCATGTCTCCTCCTAAGAGACTCTATTAA
- a CDS encoding uncharacterized protein (EggNog:ENOG410PHWF~COG:U~TransMembrane:8 (i60-78o98-118i125-144o150-169i189-207o213-233i240-259o271-291i)~BUSCO:11070at33183), with product MAQIRGTAGYNLGHSNPFVGPGRADATNDPSPLDAIREQTSKIEDWLETISDPIKPYLPAIGRFLIVVTFLEDSLRILTQWGDQLSYLHEFRSFPRGISHIFLLLNVIAMLVCSVFVIARKHSEYAVAGLLGVVVSQALGYGLVLDLTFFVRNLSVIGGLLMVLSDSWVRKKFVPAGLPQLEEKDRKMYVQFAGRVLLIFLFIGFIFSGSWGFWRILVSILGFVACVMVVVGFKAKWSATILVVVLSIFNILVNNFWTLHSKHPHKDFAKYDFFQTLSIVGGLLLLVNMGPGQLSMDEKKKVY from the exons ATGGCGCAGATCCGCGGCACTGCCGGATACAATCTGGGTCACAGCAACCCGTTTGTCGGTCCCGGTCGGGCTGACGCTACAAATGACCCGAGTCCCTTGGATGCGATCCGTGAGCAGACCAGCAAGATCGAAGACTGGTTGGAGACCATTTCAGACCCGATCAAGCC ATATCTTCCCGCAATTGGCCGTTTCTTGATTGTTGTTACCTTCCTCGAAGATTCTCTGCGCATATTGACACAATGGGGCGACCAGCTCTCGTATTTGCACGAATTCCGATCCT TCCCACGAGGAATTTCTCATATCTTCCTTCTCCTGAACGTTATTGCCATGTTGGTTTGTTCCGTCTTTGTTATTGCCCGTAAACATAGCGAATACGCTGTCGCCGGTCTCCTTGGAGTTGTCGTTTCCCAAGCCCTCGGATACGGTCTGGTCCTCGACTTGACCTTTTTCGTTCGAAACCTCAGCGTGATCGGGGGTCTTCTCATGGTGCTCTCAGACTCGTGGGTCCGCAAGAAGTTCGTCCCAGCCGGCCTGCCTCAGCTCGAAGAGAAGGACCGCAAGATGTATGTCCAGTTCGCGGGACGTGTGCTGCTCATCTTCCTGTTCATCGGCTTCATTTTCTCCGGATCCTGGGGCTTCTGGAGAATTTTGGTCAGCATCCTTGGATTTGTCGCGTGTGTTATGGTTGTCGTCGGCTTCAAGGCTAAGTGGAGTGCCACGATTTTGGTCGTGGTGCTCAGCATTTTCAACATCCTGGTGAACAACTTCTGGACA CTTCATTCCAAGCATCCTCACAAGGACTTTGCCAAATATGACTTCTTCCAGACTCTCTCCATCGT CGGCGGCCTCCTCCTCTTGGTTAACATGGGTCCAGGACAGCTCAGCAtggatgaaaagaaaaaagtcTACTAA
- a CDS encoding uncharacterized protein (EggNog:ENOG410PJM2~COG:S~TransMembrane:2 (i257-278o290-311i)~BUSCO:8717at33183) — translation MRSQPALVAPHAPRASRNADTITGHSSNFTLPRASLHRFASSSAVLKSQDDPDLMLREVLKDSHVMITGTTLPDEETIVRLLERCKSITNIALSDNNAAAQTAQDNATSSLLDLENENGSSNKPAPKRTVQKNFRQRATIGISSMLNELLRDPKVFITPKILHEYTVIQSQLKKGDHFPEIFSLYANKPAPQVSGSTITYRAVNPKTPKNAIPQKLADMALEVAIEQKNLSLALAIVDTTFCTPAFRRAKVLQRASLPIAGLIGTPPAAYMAASYASTFQNTMNPTTSTWIAFSAILAYITFTSSVGLVAIATANDQMQRVVWIPGMPLRQRWLREEERAAMDRIAVAWGFKDPWMHGEEEGEEWDNLREFLGMRGMVLDKTDLMEGME, via the coding sequence ATGCGCTCCCAGCCAGCACTCGTCGCACCGCACGCCCCACGAGCTTCCAGAAATGCCGACACAATTACGGGCCATTCGAGCAATTTCACCCTTCCTAGAGCGTCTCTACACCGGTTTGCTTCGAGCTCTGCGGTTTTGAAATCACAAGATGACCCAGACCTCATGCTTCGTGAAGTGCTGAAAGATTCACATGTTATGATAACTGGGACGACATTACCAGACGAAGAGACGATTGTACGCTTACTCGAACGTTGCAAAAGTATTACGAATATTGCTCTTTCGGATAACAATGCTGCTGCGCAGACAGCCCAGGATAATGCGACATCGTCGCTTCTTGACCTTGAGAACGAAAACGGGAGCAGTAACAAGCCAGCCCCAAAGAGGACTGTACAGAAAAATTTCCGGCAGAGAGCAACAATTGGGATCTCATCTATGCTTAATGAATTACTGCGAGACCCGAAAGTTTTCATAACACCCAAAATCCTCCATGAATACACTGTGATCCAATCCCAGCTCAAAAAAGGAGACCACTTTCCCGAGATCTTTTCCCTCTACGCAAACAAACCCGCACCGCAAGTCAGCGGATCAACAATCACGTACCGTGCTGTCAATCCTAAAACACCGAAGAACGCAATACCACAGAAACTTGCCGATATGGCCCTCGAGGTTGCCATTGAGCAAAAGAATCTATCCCTTGCTCTCGCTATCGTTGACACAACCTTTTGCACGCCGGCTTTCCGCCGCGCTAAAGTTCTACAGCGGGCCTCCCTGCCTATAGCGGGATTAATCGGTACTCCCCCGGCAGCGTATATGGCCGCCAGCTATGCTTCCACTTTCCAAAACACCATGAATCCCACAACTTCAACGTGGATTGCCTTCTCTGCCATCCTAGCCTACATTACATTTACATCCTCAGTGGGATTGGTTGCTATTGCCACCGCAAACGATCAAATGCAACGTGTTGTATGGATTCCCGGCATGCCACTTCGACAACGCTGGTTGAGGGAGGAGGAACGTGCAGCAATGGATAGGATAGCCGTGGCTTGGGGTTTCAAAGATCCATGGATGCATGGTGAAGAGGAGGGAGAAGAGTGGGATAACCTAAGGGAGTTCTTGGGTATGAGAGGCATGGTTTTGGATAAAACAGACTTAATGGAAGGCATGGAATAA